The Papaver somniferum cultivar HN1 chromosome 3, ASM357369v1, whole genome shotgun sequence genome includes a region encoding these proteins:
- the LOC113356100 gene encoding uncharacterized protein LOC113356100 isoform X2 — translation MTHSRERNLRNSTTRLIQHALSEGLTKGVKPVINSPAVTHLFFADDWPLFTEAKGVLLAAKTISTEALDIDQAKALAVLERLKWAQQIHCKKLTVQADNKGVAEAVSNLELFDYCSVNYINRTCNHPAHVFAKFALKNLCNTVWRHSS, via the exons ATGACACACTCAAGGGAAAGGAACCTGAGAAACAGCACTACCAG GCTAATTCAACATGCTCTGTCAGAGGGGCTCACCAAAGGAGTTAAACCAGTAATAAACAGCCCGGCTGTTACGCATTTATTCTTCGCGGATGATTGGCCACTGTTCACTGAAGCAAAAG GAGTTTTGTTAGCTGCAAAAACCATCTCAACAGAGGCGCTTGATATTGATCAAGCAAAAGCACTTGCAGTCTTGGAAAGATTAAAATGGGCTCAACAAATTCATTGTAAAAAACTAACTGTACAGGCAGACAATAAAGGAGTGGCTGAAGCTGTTTCTAACCTTGAATTGTTTGATTATTGCTCTGTAAATTATATCAACAGAACCTGTAATCATCCTGCGCATGTTTTTGCTAAATTTGCTCTTAAAAATCTATGTAATACAGTGTGGCGTCACTCCTCCTAA
- the LOC113356100 gene encoding uncharacterized protein LOC113356100 isoform X1: MVFKKDFIEIFGLMLALPSLKWLIQHALSEGLTKGVKPVINSPAVTHLFFADDWPLFTEAKGVLLAAKTISTEALDIDQAKALAVLERLKWAQQIHCKKLTVQADNKGVAEAVSNLELFDYCSVNYINRTCNHPAHVFAKFALKNLCNTVWRHSS; encoded by the exons ATGGTTTTCAAGAAGGATTTTATCGAAATTTTTGGCCTAATGTTGGCACTGCCGTCACTCAAATg GCTAATTCAACATGCTCTGTCAGAGGGGCTCACCAAAGGAGTTAAACCAGTAATAAACAGCCCGGCTGTTACGCATTTATTCTTCGCGGATGATTGGCCACTGTTCACTGAAGCAAAAG GAGTTTTGTTAGCTGCAAAAACCATCTCAACAGAGGCGCTTGATATTGATCAAGCAAAAGCACTTGCAGTCTTGGAAAGATTAAAATGGGCTCAACAAATTCATTGTAAAAAACTAACTGTACAGGCAGACAATAAAGGAGTGGCTGAAGCTGTTTCTAACCTTGAATTGTTTGATTATTGCTCTGTAAATTATATCAACAGAACCTGTAATCATCCTGCGCATGTTTTTGCTAAATTTGCTCTTAAAAATCTATGTAATACAGTGTGGCGTCACTCCTCCTAA